The following are from one region of the Mycolicibacterium diernhoferi genome:
- a CDS encoding nitrate/nitrite transporter codes for MKAAIEPTTGSTRTANLVLATWVSAINFWAWNMIGPLSTTYAGDMRLSSTEASMLVATPILVGSLGRIVVGSLTDRFGGRTMFIAVSLASIVPVLAVGAAGTAGSYPLLLVCGFFLGIAGTIFAVGIPFANNWYEPARRGFATGVFGMGMVGTALSAFFTPRFVGWFGLLTTHVVVALTLAVTAVLCMVVMRDSADFRPNTDPVLPKFKAALKLPVTWEMSFLYAVVFGGFVAFSNYLPTYIKTIYDFSAVDAGARTAGFALAAVLARPIGGALSDRVSPKYVVMTSFGGTAVLSGIAMLQPPPDLWSALTFISLAVFLGIGTGGVFAWVARRSPAQSVGSVTGIVSAAGGLGGYFPPLVMGSTYDPVDNDYSVGLGLLVVTALIALLFTALRLRAYEPKPAEGGPS; via the coding sequence GTGAAAGCGGCGATCGAGCCGACCACCGGCTCTACCCGTACGGCGAACCTCGTGCTCGCCACCTGGGTGTCGGCCATCAACTTCTGGGCCTGGAACATGATCGGTCCGCTGTCCACCACCTATGCCGGCGATATGCGGCTGTCGAGCACCGAGGCCTCGATGCTCGTCGCGACGCCCATCCTGGTCGGTTCGCTCGGCCGCATCGTGGTGGGGTCCCTGACCGACCGGTTCGGTGGCCGCACCATGTTCATCGCGGTCTCGCTGGCCTCGATAGTGCCGGTGCTGGCGGTCGGGGCAGCCGGCACGGCGGGCTCCTACCCGCTGCTGCTGGTCTGTGGATTCTTTCTCGGCATCGCCGGCACCATCTTCGCGGTCGGTATCCCGTTCGCCAACAACTGGTATGAGCCCGCTCGCCGCGGCTTCGCCACCGGGGTGTTCGGCATGGGCATGGTCGGCACCGCGCTGTCGGCGTTCTTCACCCCCCGGTTCGTCGGCTGGTTCGGTCTTCTCACCACGCACGTCGTCGTCGCGTTGACGCTGGCGGTGACGGCGGTGCTGTGCATGGTCGTGATGCGGGACTCGGCGGACTTCCGGCCGAACACCGACCCGGTGCTGCCCAAATTCAAGGCCGCGCTCAAACTCCCGGTCACGTGGGAGATGTCGTTCCTCTATGCCGTCGTGTTCGGCGGGTTCGTCGCGTTCAGCAACTACCTGCCGACCTATATCAAGACGATCTACGACTTTTCCGCCGTCGACGCCGGTGCGCGCACCGCCGGGTTCGCCCTGGCCGCGGTGCTGGCCCGGCCGATCGGCGGCGCGCTGTCGGACCGGGTGTCGCCCAAGTATGTGGTGATGACCTCGTTCGGTGGGACCGCCGTGCTGTCGGGCATCGCGATGTTGCAGCCGCCGCCGGATCTCTGGTCGGCGCTGACCTTCATCTCCCTGGCGGTCTTCCTGGGGATCGGGACCGGCGGGGTGTTCGCCTGGGTGGCGCGCCGCTCACCGGCCCAATCGGTGGGATCGGTCACCGGAATCGTCTCCGCGGCAGGTGGTTTGGGAGGGTATTTTCCGCCGCTGGTGATGGGCTCGACCTACGACCCCGTTGACAACGACTACTCGGTCGGGCTGGGCCTGCTGGTGGTGACCGCGCTGATCGCGCTGCTCTTCACCGCCCTGCGCCTGCGCGCCTATGAACCCAAACCGGCCGAGGGAGGCCCGTCGTGA